The following proteins are encoded in a genomic region of Prionailurus viverrinus isolate Anna chromosome E3, UM_Priviv_1.0, whole genome shotgun sequence:
- the CORO1A gene encoding coronin-1A has product MSRQVVRSSKFRHVFGQPAKADQCYEDVRVSQTTWDSGFCAVNPKFVALICEASGGGAFLVLSLGKTGRVDKNAPMVCGHTAPVLDIAWCPHNDNVIASGSEDCTVMVWEIPDGGLTLPLREPVVTLEGHTKRVGIVAWHPTAQNVLLSAGCDNVILVWDVGTGAAVLTLGSDVHPDTIYSVDWSRDGALICTSCRDKRVRIIEPRKGTVVAEKDRPHEGTRPVRAVFVSDGKILTTGFSRMSERQVALWDTKHLEEPLSLQELDTSSGVLLPFFDPDTNIVYLCGKGDSSIRYFEITSEAPYLHYLSMFSSKESQRGMGYMPKRGLEVNKCEIARFYKLHERRCEPIAMTVPRKSDLFQEDLYPPTAGPDAALTAEEWLKGQDAGPLLISLKDGYVPPKSRELRVNRGLDTGRRKAAPEAGGTPSSDAIHRLEEEMKKLQATVQELQKRLESLEETVQAK; this is encoded by the exons ATGAGCCGGCAGGTGGTCCGCTCCAGCAAGTTCCGCCACGTGTTTGGACAGCCAGCCAAGGCCGACCAGTGCTATGAGGACGTGCGCGTCTCACAGACCACCTGGGACAGTGGCTTTTGTGCTGTCAACCCCAAGTTCGTTGCCCTGATCTGTGaggccagcgggggaggggccttCCTGGTGCTGTCCCTGGGCAAG ACTGGACGTGTGGACAAGAACGCGCCCATGGTCTGCGGCCACACAGCCCCGGTGCTGGACATCGCCTGGTGCCCGCACAATGATAATGTCATTGCCAGTGGCTCTGAGGATTGCACAGTCAtg GTGTGGGAGATCCCTGATGGGGGCCTGACGCTGCCCCTGAGGGAGCCTGTCGTCACCCTGGAGGGCCACACCAAGCGCGTGGGCATCGTGGCCTGGCACCCCACAGCCCAGAATGTGCTGCTCAGTGCAG GTTGCGACAACGTGATCCTGGTGTGGGACGTGGGCACCGGGGCGGCTGTGCTGACGCTCGGCTCGGACGTGCACCCGGACACAATCTACAGTGTGGACTGGAGCCGAGATGGCGCGCTCATTTGCACCTCCTGCCGCGACAAGCGCGTGCGCATCATCGAGCCCCGCAAAGGCACTGTTGTAGCT GAGAAGGACCGTCCCCATGAGGGGACCCGGCCTGTGCGCGCCGTGTTTGTATCTGATGGGAAGATCCTGACCACAGGCTTCAGCCGCATGAGTGAGCGGCAGGTGGCGCTGTGGGACACG AAACACCTGGAGGAGCCACTGTCCCTGCAGGAACTGGACACGAGCAGTGGCGTCCTGCTGCCCTTCTTTGACCCCGACACCAACATAGTCTACCTCTGTGGCAAG GGTGACAGCTCCATCCGGTACTTCGAGATCACTTCCGAGGCCCCATATCTGCACTATCTCTCCATGTTCAGTTCCAAGGAGTCCCAGCGGGGCATGGGCTACATGCCCAAACGCGGCCTGGAGGTGAACAAGTGTGAGATTGCCAG ATTCTACAAGCTGCACGAGCGGAGGTGTGAGCCCATTGCCATGACAGTGCCTAGAAAG TCGGACCTGTTCCAGGAGGACCTTTACCCACCCACCGCGGGGCCTGACGCTGCCCTCACGGCTGAGGAGTGGCTGAAGGGCCAGGATGCCGGGCCCCTCCTCATTTCCCTCAAGGATGGCTATGTGCCCCCAAAGAGCCGGGAGCTGAGGGTCAACCGGGGCCTGGACACCGGGCGCAGAAAGGCAGCACCAGAGGCCGGTGGTACCCCCAGCTCG GACGCCATACACCGGCTGGAGGAGGAAATGAAGAAGCTCCAGGCCACCGTGCAGGAGCTACAGAAGCGCTTGGAGAGTCTGGAGGAGACAGTCCAGGCCAAGTAG